One genomic region from bacterium encodes:
- a CDS encoding helix-turn-helix domain-containing protein, producing the protein MLISKLIKNTLPLQGFRVGNVSAHEETLAVQIIPDRRYSPRCGCCGLAGRYRDTRSVRSFRHVPLWRIEVILFYAPRRVRCEACRGVYVERMPWVAGKRRMTTALAVFLATWAKELPWARVADLFRCSWGTVNNAVAYVVDYGLANRDLSKITNIGVDEISRKRGHVYLTNVYDLDRAVLIWDSGPLRWDSLLKCNRLVPKGDMDEEA; encoded by the coding sequence ATGCTCATCTCTAAGCTAATCAAGAACACGCTGCCATTGCAAGGATTTCGTGTTGGAAACGTGTCCGCTCACGAGGAAACTCTCGCTGTTCAGATCATCCCCGACCGGCGATATTCGCCACGTTGCGGTTGTTGCGGCCTGGCTGGCCGGTACCGGGACACACGGTCGGTGCGTAGTTTCCGGCACGTTCCTTTGTGGAGGATCGAGGTCATTCTGTTTTATGCGCCTCGCCGGGTTCGTTGTGAGGCGTGTCGCGGTGTTTACGTGGAAAGGATGCCGTGGGTGGCAGGCAAGCGTCGCATGACAACAGCCTTGGCTGTGTTCCTCGCCACTTGGGCAAAGGAACTCCCTTGGGCTCGTGTCGCCGACCTGTTTCGCTGCTCCTGGGGTACGGTAAACAACGCGGTGGCCTATGTTGTCGATTACGGATTGGCTAACAGGGACCTGTCGAAGATCACCAATATCGGTGTTGATGAGATATCCCGAAAACGTGGTCATGTCTATCTCACGAACGTTTACGACCTGGATCGTGCCGTGTTGATATGGGATAGTGGACCCCTTAGATGGGACAGTTTGTTAAAGTGTAACAGACTCGTTCCGAAAGGGGATATGGATGAAGAAGC